The sequence acttgtcatttatattaggtatttctcctaatgctatccctccctgagccccccatcccccaacagcccctggtatgtgatgttccctgctctgtgtccatgtgttctgattaTTCAACTCCCAGCTATAagggagaacatgcggtgtttggttttctgtccttgtgatagtttgcttagaatgatggtttccagcttcatccatgaccctgcaaaggacatgaactcatcctgttttatggctgcatagtattccatggtgtatatgtgccacattttcttaatccagtctatcattgatgaacatttgggttggttccaagtctttgttattgtgaatagggccacaataaacatatgtgtgcatgtgtctttatagtagcatgatttatacccctttgggtatatacccagtaatgggatggctgggtcaaatggtatttctagttctagatccttgaggaatcatgacactgtcttccacaatgtttgaactagtttacactcccaccaacagtgtaaaagcgtttctatttctccacatcctctccagcatctgttgtttcctgattttttaatgatcaccattctaactggtgtgagatagtatctcattgtggttttcatttgcatttctctgatgaccagtgatgatgagcattttttcatatgtctgttggctgcataaatgtcttcctttcagaagtgtctgttcatatcctttgctcactttttgatgggattgtttgttttcttcttgtaaattttttaagttccttttagattctggatattagccctttgtcagatgggtagattgcaaaatttttttcccattctgtaggttacctgttcactctgatgatagtttcttttgctgtgcagaagctctttagtttaattagatcccatttgtctattttggcttttgttgccattgtttttggtgttttagtcatgaagtctttgcccatgcctgtgtcctgaatggtatgcctaggttttcttctagggtttttatggtgttaggtcttacatttaagtctttaatttatcttgaattactttttgtatacagtgtaaggaagggatccagtttcagctttctacatatggctagtcagttttcccagcaccatttattaaatagggaatccttttcccattgcttgtttttgtcaggtttgccaaagatcagatggttgtaggtgtgtggtgttacttctgaggcctctgttctgttccattggtctatatatctgttttggtaccagtaccagtaccatgctgttttggttactgtagccttgtagcatagtttgaagtcaggtagcataatgcctccagctttgttcttttcacttaagattgtcttggctatatgggctctttttgtctattcttggtgtataggaatgcttgtgagttttgcacattgattttgtatcctaagactttgctgaagttgcttatcaggttgagattttgggctgagacaatgaggttttctaaatatacaatcatgtcatctgcaaacagagacaatttgacttcctcttttcctaactgaatgcctttatttctttctgttgcctgattgccgtagccagaacttccaacactgttgaataggagtggtgagagagggcatccttgtcttgtgccagttttcaaagggaatgcttccagtttttgcccattcagtatgatattggctgtgggtttgtcataaatagctcttactattttgagatacgttccattaatacctagtttattgagagtttttagcatgaagtgctgttgaattttgttgatggccttttctgcatctttgagattatcatgtggtttttcttgttggttctgtttatgtagtggattacgtttattgatttgcatatgttgaatcagccttgcatcccagggatgaagccgacttgatcatggtggaaaagctttttgatgtgctgccagattcagtttgccagtattttattgaggatttttgcattgatattcatcagggatattgtcctagaattgcatttttttgttatgtctctactaggctttggtatcaggatgatgctggctaaATAaactgagttagggaggattccctctttttctattgattggaatactttcagaaggaaaggtaccagctcttctttgtagctctggtagaatttagctgtgaatctgtctggtcctggaccttttttggttggtaggctattaattattgcctcaatttcagaacctgttattggtgtattcagagtttcaacttcttcctggtttagtcttggaaggttgtatgtgtccaggaatttattgatttcttctagattttctagtttatttgcatagaggtgtttataatattctctgatggtagtttgtattactttgggatcagtggtgatatcccctttatcattttttattgcatctatttgagtcttctctcttttcttctttattagtcttgctagcagtctattttgttgatcttttcaaaaaatcagctcctggattcattgattttttgaagggttttttatgtctctgtctccttcagttctgctctaatcttagttatttcttgccttctgctaacttttgaatttgtttgctcttgcttctctagttcttttaattgtgatgttagggtgtcaattttagatctttcctgctttctcttgtgggcatttagtgctataaatttccctctacacactgctttgaatgtgtctcagagattctggtatgttgtgtctttgttctctttggtttcaaagaacatctttatttctgccttcatttcattatttacccagtagtcattcaggagtaggttgttcagtttcggTGCAACCGAAACTGTCGGTGCCACTGAACAACTGTCGGTGTTGTTCAGTCGGTGCCACTTCTGCCACTTCTGCCTGTCGGTGTTGTTCAGTCGGTGCCACTTCTGCCCTGGCCCCCAAGATCGGCCCCCTgggtctgtctccaaaaaaggttGGTGATGACATTGCCAAGGCAACAGGTGACTGGAAGGGCCTGAGGATTACAGTGAAACTGACCATTCAGAACAGACAGGCCCAGATTGAGGTGgtgccttctgcctctgccctgaTCATCAAAGCCCTCAAGGAACCaccaagagacagaaagaaacagaaaaacattaaacacagTGGGAATATCACTTTTGATGAGATCGTCAACATTGCTCGACAGATGCGGCACCGATCCTTAGCCAGAGAACTCTCTGGAACCATTAAAGAGATCCTGGGGACTGCCCAGTCTGTGGGCTGTAATGTTGATGGCCGCCACCCTCATGACATCATAGATGACATCAATAGTGGTGCTGTGGAATGCCCAGCCAGTTaagcacaaaggaaaatatttcaataaaggaTCATTTGacaactggtaaaaaaaaaaaaaaaaaaaaaaaaaaaaaaaaaaaaaaaaaaaaaaaaaaaaattcaatttgtgtgatttggattaattttaattgttagtttagtgaataaaataaagcagttttattttattattaaaaataataaggcaGAGTAAGGAATTCTATAGAGGGCTATTGAAccaaagcaacaaaataaattgaatttatgTTCTTTTCATAGTGAAATATAAaccattcaattatttttaaaaaaataaaaataaacattatttaataattaagaaCAGTATCTCAAAGTATACTTAGGTTATGTAAATACTTTGAATATTAAGGAGCAAGGAAAaaggagaggcaggcaggagagagaTGAGATAGAGAGACGTGTGTAAGAAAATGGACACACTGGAAGGGAAATTTATACAGATGGGTATTATAATCTCTGCTTGTTTTTCCTGTCTCTTCatagctggaggattgtatatgTCTCTGAGAGATTCTGACCTGTATGACTGCTTGGAACATTTTGCTCTTTGGGCGGAGAGAATGGGAGGGACCTAAGTCATGAATTAGCTAGTATCACTTTGACTTTGCATCCCAGTTCTTGTCTGTGACATATTGTCTGGTTTCCCTGTGCCTGAGTCTCTGCCTTGCATCTAAGACAGAGTATTCTGCCTCTTATGGAGCttagcttcttttttgtttgcttgtttgtttgttcaccATTCAGTCCTTACCCCATGAGGGTTTTCAGTTATCAGCTTCTGGATCTTTTGAATGATGAGTATACCTCTGGTCCTTCTATTGCTATGTTTTGTACATCTACTGGAGATCTCACCT is a genomic window of Pongo pygmaeus isolate AG05252 chromosome 5, NHGRI_mPonPyg2-v2.0_pri, whole genome shotgun sequence containing:
- the LOC134739744 gene encoding large ribosomal subunit protein uL11-like; amino-acid sequence: MLCLCSLWFQRTSLFLPSFHYLPSSHSGVGCSVSVQPKLSVPLNNCRCCSVGATSATSACRCCSVGATSALAPKIGPLGLSPKKVGDDIAKATGDWKGLRITVKLTIQNRQAQIEVVPSASALIIKALKEPPRDRKKQKNIKHSGNITFDEIVNIARQMRHRSLARELSGTIKEILGTAQSVGCNVDGRHPHDIIDDINSGAVECPAS